A stretch of Clostridium formicaceticum DNA encodes these proteins:
- a CDS encoding 1-propanol dehydrogenase PduQ has product MLKSKVYFNNQSLQFLKQITGSRAFIVADSIMETLGYLQKTVDYLSEAGISSEVFSGVRPDPDVKVIAEGLKLYKKSSADVLVAIGGGSAIDTAKGILYFAWKFGNIEGVEIKKPLFIAIPSTSGTGSEVTDFSVITSEGEKVCIVDEFIAPDIAILDSTCIQHVPQRVVVDTGIDVLVHAIEAYVSTKATDFTDALVEKAIKLIFENLETLYKDMNNFYAIDRVQNASCMAGMAFTNTGLGINHSLAHAFGGAFHISHGRSNALLLNAVMEFNADLAGSANGYAAEKYAKLATMLQLPARTSREGAVNFMLAVDKLKKSLGIEDGIRGLGIEQTEFEDALEQMAEKAVLDRCTPTNPKQPSKEDLIQIYRKCY; this is encoded by the coding sequence ATATTAAAATCCAAAGTTTATTTTAACAATCAATCTCTGCAGTTTTTAAAACAGATTACCGGATCCCGAGCATTTATTGTTGCTGATTCTATCATGGAAACATTGGGATATCTTCAAAAAACAGTAGATTATCTAAGTGAGGCAGGAATAAGTTCCGAGGTTTTTTCAGGCGTGCGGCCTGATCCAGATGTTAAAGTAATTGCAGAGGGGCTGAAGCTTTATAAAAAAAGCAGTGCAGATGTTCTGGTTGCCATAGGCGGGGGTTCCGCCATCGACACTGCCAAAGGCATCCTTTATTTTGCCTGGAAGTTCGGAAACATAGAGGGGGTGGAAATTAAAAAGCCCCTTTTTATCGCCATTCCCTCTACCAGTGGAACTGGTTCAGAGGTGACTGACTTTTCCGTCATTACCTCTGAAGGCGAAAAGGTATGCATCGTAGATGAATTTATAGCCCCAGATATCGCTATATTGGATTCTACCTGTATTCAGCATGTTCCTCAACGAGTGGTGGTAGATACAGGAATAGATGTTTTGGTTCATGCCATCGAGGCCTATGTTTCCACAAAAGCAACTGACTTTACAGACGCTCTCGTAGAAAAAGCAATCAAACTTATATTCGAAAACCTTGAGACCCTCTATAAAGACATGAATAACTTCTATGCAATAGATCGTGTTCAAAATGCTTCCTGCATGGCAGGAATGGCATTTACAAATACCGGTCTTGGCATCAATCACAGCCTCGCCCATGCCTTTGGAGGAGCTTTTCACATTTCCCATGGGCGCTCTAATGCACTCCTACTCAATGCCGTGATGGAATTCAACGCCGACTTAGCGGGGAGTGCTAACGGTTATGCTGCCGAAAAATATGCAAAGCTAGCAACAATGCTACAGCTTCCAGCCAGAACAAGCCGTGAAGGAGCTGTTAATTTCATGTTGGCTGTAGACAAACTGAAAAAATCCCTAGGAATCGAAGATGGTATAAGAGGGCTTGGCATTGAACAGACGGAGTTTGAGGATGCACTGGAACAAATGGCTGAAAAGGCAGTGCTTGACCGATGCACCCCTACGAATCCCAAACAGCCTTCTAAGGAAGATCTGATTCAAATTTATCGAAAATGTTATTAA
- a CDS encoding choline kinase family protein, with translation MKMEEIVQKKLRLVFNDDSIIFDKSRFAGGLTNYNYIMNIKGKEYVIRQPGGMTNQMIDRKIEKVNNNIASELGLNSQCIYFDEISGVKISAYIKNSKNIALADPHCPVNLRAVSNLMKKTHTSPKHFPNFFDFETELNKYEEIVKEMNGDFFFDYFTLKNQLLDFLEENIKNVISVPCHNDTVPENFILDDSGRTYLIDWEYSGMNDPSWDVAAYILESRLTEESIGYLVLDYYGQLPTPEEVLKIKCYMLAQDLLWTVWALIRHYNGDDFLDYCYMRYERFRRNIKAITISLDYSIADMVKN, from the coding sequence ATGAAAATGGAAGAAATCGTACAAAAAAAACTGCGTCTTGTTTTCAATGATGACAGTATTATATTCGATAAATCTCGTTTTGCAGGCGGCCTTACTAATTACAACTACATTATGAACATCAAGGGTAAGGAATATGTTATTCGTCAACCAGGGGGCATGACCAATCAGATGATTGACCGGAAAATTGAGAAGGTCAATAATAATATTGCCTCAGAGCTGGGTCTGAATTCCCAGTGTATTTATTTTGACGAGATCAGTGGGGTTAAGATCAGCGCATACATTAAAAACAGCAAAAACATTGCTCTCGCTGATCCACATTGTCCTGTCAACTTGAGGGCTGTTTCTAATTTAATGAAAAAAACCCACACCAGCCCAAAGCACTTTCCCAATTTCTTTGATTTTGAAACGGAATTAAATAAGTATGAAGAGATTGTTAAAGAGATGAATGGTGATTTTTTCTTTGACTATTTTACATTGAAAAATCAACTACTTGATTTTTTAGAAGAAAATATTAAGAATGTCATTTCTGTTCCTTGTCATAACGATACAGTGCCAGAAAATTTTATCCTAGATGACAGCGGCAGAACATATCTTATAGACTGGGAATATTCTGGAATGAACGATCCTAGCTGGGATGTGGCTGCATATATTCTAGAGTCTAGACTAACAGAAGAGTCCATTGGATACCTTGTTTTAGATTACTATGGACAATTACCGACGCCGGAAGAAGTGCTAAAAATTAAGTGTTATATGCTGGCACAGGATTTGCTTTGGACGGTATGGGCATTGATTAGACACTACAATGGCGACGATTTTCTTGACTACTGCTATATGAGATACGAACGCTTTCGAAGGAATATCAAGGCAATCACTATTTCATTAGATTATTCCATTGCCGATATGGTAAAGAATTAG
- a CDS encoding response regulator transcription factor, whose translation MNVILIVEDEILEQEFLKTVMLDELLPEDTILTCGSGVQAVQLAKQHRPNIIIMDIMISEMDGLTAAQEIRGFLPNACITILSAYSDFSYAQKAINLRVFEYLLKPVKPTAFKEVFRKMLESASKSSVLVEEKPEEKSAKTKDDRQHFVEESIKYIKEHFREKLTLEMVASKVFMNPKYFSHVFKREMGISFTEYIIQLRIQYACRLLETTNYPAYRISSECGFSDPSYFNRVFCGQMNMTPQTYRKNVYLTNSND comes from the coding sequence ATGAACGTCATCTTGATTGTGGAAGATGAAATACTTGAACAAGAGTTCCTCAAAACAGTTATGCTTGACGAGCTTCTTCCGGAGGATACAATACTCACTTGTGGAAGTGGCGTCCAAGCTGTCCAATTGGCAAAACAGCATCGACCAAATATTATTATCATGGATATAATGATTTCTGAAATGGATGGTCTGACTGCCGCTCAGGAGATCAGAGGATTTCTACCTAACGCATGTATTACCATTCTATCTGCTTATTCAGATTTTTCCTATGCTCAAAAAGCTATTAATCTTAGGGTTTTTGAGTATCTCTTAAAGCCCGTCAAGCCTACTGCCTTTAAAGAGGTATTCCGAAAAATGCTGGAATCAGCATCAAAAAGTTCTGTGCTGGTGGAGGAAAAACCTGAAGAAAAGAGCGCGAAAACAAAAGATGATCGACAACACTTTGTTGAGGAATCCATAAAATATATCAAGGAGCATTTCAGAGAAAAATTGACTTTAGAAATGGTTGCATCCAAGGTGTTTATGAATCCCAAGTATTTCAGCCATGTTTTTAAAAGGGAGATGGGTATCTCATTTACCGAATATATCATTCAACTGAGAATCCAGTATGCCTGCAGATTATTGGAGACAACCAATTATCCTGCTTACCGAATTTCATCTGAATGCGGTTTCTCAGATCCGTCCTATTTTAACAGGGTATTCTGTGGACAGATGAACATGACGCCCCAAACCTATAGAAAAAATGTGTACCTTACAAATTCAAATGATTGA
- a CDS encoding sensor histidine kinase — protein MNKVDNPLKKLIASNLYTRYSGILSLSDISLFLVDTNGDILLELIPSPDFCSHVCMERGDQVCPDYRNRFKSDEAGSFVCRYGLENILLPIKVKDETMGYIAGMQVYSQDTEYKKYMIDVQSLKNDRKVELEFIAKSIASLKTVELNKIKIHEQLCRHIAKNISLDLSESVSQVNPHVARLSIEKEMLEKKIIDLEAKNMSLVINPHFLFNTLNCIARIAYFEHSHTTEELIYCLSDLLRYNLKQDDQLHTIASEIDNIEKYLYIQKARFKNRLEYSIDVPEKIKSYRIPNMVIQPIVENALIHGITPKRDGGKISIYAEKSKGAIVISIADNGNGFPKDVLDKIQQCENKSGLGFRSTDKRLKQYYGEGYGLEIVKSDYSGSTITITIPTQPLGGASDERHLDCGR, from the coding sequence ATGAATAAAGTCGATAATCCGCTAAAAAAATTAATAGCTTCTAATTTATATACCCGCTATAGTGGTATTCTATCCTTATCAGATATTTCCTTGTTTTTGGTAGATACAAATGGTGATATTTTACTTGAGCTTATCCCCTCCCCTGATTTTTGCAGCCATGTATGCATGGAAAGAGGTGATCAGGTATGCCCCGACTACAGAAATCGATTCAAATCTGATGAGGCGGGTAGCTTTGTCTGCCGATATGGCCTGGAAAACATCCTTTTACCTATTAAGGTGAAGGATGAAACTATGGGTTATATAGCTGGTATGCAGGTATATTCACAGGATACCGAATATAAAAAATACATGATTGATGTCCAGTCTTTAAAAAATGACAGAAAAGTAGAATTAGAATTTATCGCTAAATCCATTGCCTCGCTGAAAACCGTAGAATTAAACAAAATCAAAATACACGAACAGTTATGCCGTCACATTGCCAAGAATATTTCTCTTGACTTGTCGGAAAGTGTGAGTCAGGTCAATCCCCACGTGGCAAGATTATCCATAGAGAAGGAAATGCTTGAAAAGAAAATTATCGATCTAGAAGCGAAAAACATGTCTCTTGTAATCAATCCACATTTTTTGTTTAATACGCTGAATTGTATCGCCCGTATCGCATACTTTGAACATTCCCATACAACTGAGGAACTTATCTACTGCCTTTCCGATTTGTTGCGATATAATTTAAAACAGGATGATCAACTTCATACCATCGCTTCTGAAATAGACAATATCGAGAAATATTTATATATACAAAAGGCACGATTTAAAAATCGCCTAGAATATAGCATCGACGTCCCAGAGAAAATTAAATCTTATAGAATTCCCAACATGGTCATTCAACCTATTGTTGAAAACGCTCTTATTCACGGTATCACCCCAAAGCGTGATGGAGGTAAAATCAGTATTTATGCAGAAAAATCTAAAGGGGCAATCGTTATTTCCATTGCAGATAATGGAAACGGCTTCCCAAAGGATGTTTTAGATAAAATACAACAGTGTGAAAATAAATCTGGTCTAGGATTCCGGAGTACCGACAAACGTTTAAAACAGTATTATGGAGAAGGTTACGGATTGGAAATCGTAAAGTCTGACTATTCCGGAAGTACCATAACCATCACGATTCCTACTCAACCATTAGGAGGTGCTAGCGATGAACGTCATCTTGATTGTGGAAGATGA